The window GGCCGGAACACGCTCCAGCCACTCTCGTGGATATTTAAGATTGGGTGACATGTTAACGTTTGGAAACATACACCACCTTGTTTTTCCCCTCTCCGTAACCAATAATCAGATTCCAGATATTGGTCTGGGATTCATCTCGAGGCTCCCAAGTTATGCTGAGTCCGTCCGTATGTGAACTGTCGACCCAGATCCAGACCCAATTGGTGGATACTTTAATTCTTTCCGGATGCAGATTACGGATGATCTCCGCGAGAGATGTGTCCGTAACGGAAAGTTCCATATACTTGTTCGTGCCGAGTGGGTGATTCGCAAGGATGGAATCGCATGCCGCTGCGAAATCGGCGTGGTATTTGGGATTTTGGCTTTTGAATCTGCTATACTTCGAGTCGAACAGCCAGTTTAGAAGGACGAGACAGCATCCCACAATGAGTGCCGATATAATTATGGTTTTGCGGGATAGCATGTGTGGCCTATTTTACGATTTCACCTCTTTTGCATCCTGACCGCGCGGGCTTAATAGGGGTTAGGCGACAATGTTTTCAATCCCACCACCAATTCAAAAACTGCGACGGCGCAAGCAACATCGCGCCGAAGCATACAAGACACGTGAGAGCAAATACTCCCAAGTAGTAAAGACAAACTCTCCAGCGTCGAATCGCGAGACAGAGCAAAAAGGCAACCGGCCATACAAAGATACTGCCCATCACCAAAACGCCGAAATAGTTCACGGCGATGTAGCCATGCGTAACAAGCGGTGCTGGAAAACCTCGCTCACCGATGGATGTGGGCCACGCTCCGAGGCTCTGGTGCATGTGAATCGCCAGCGAGTAAAACAGGGCGAGCATGAGTAATGCTGGCAACACTGCCACGGTGAATCCGATGCGAGACTGTTTGGTGGGTCGCAAACAGAAGGCGACGACAATTGCTGCCAACCCGAGGATACCCGCAAGCATCGCGAAAAGAAGGATGGGAGATACGGAGGTTTGCATACGATGAAAGATGTCGCTGACGACATCCGAAATCAAGGCATGAATGGTATAAGTGGTTCCATGGCCTTGTCCCTTCGGAACGGCGGTGGAGGATGGTTGAGGTTGTTGATCGAAGGGATGTTTGTTGATGGGGTTACCCGGGGCTCCGCGCTTTGCGCTCCACCCCGGGCTATCACATGGCGGGCTTTCAGCCCTTCAGAATTGGGTGAGGAATTTTTGGGTGCGATGGCCATAAATATTCCGGTTCGCTGGACCTTGTGGCGGGGAGATTCTGTCAGGAGATCTGGGTTGACATGACATGTGCCTGGATATGATCAATTATTTGAAGCAACACTTGTTTGTGGAAATAATTATTCAACCTTGTACTCACGAAAATCTTGTTTTCATTTCTGACTGCAAACTCACGCAACGCGACTAATGCGATTAATAATTCCACACGGTCCATTGAAGAACTCGCTTTTTGAATATCTTCCGGCCACAATGACAACGCATCGATGCCGCAGCACCCTGCAACACAATTGCTCTCAAGGGCAGTCCAGAATGACTCCAGCGGATCAACCAAATGATCGATGGAAACTGCCTGACCTTGCTGGCCAATAACATCAATGAATGTAATCCACTGATCTTTGCCTATGCTGATGTCATTGGGATTGGGTTTGGGCATAAGCATATGGTCAGTCATTCGACCGATTAACAGGTCTGGAAATATTTGTTATCACACCTTTCAACGACAGTGTCGCCACGCGCATGCAAAATCAAGGATCGAATGGTGATTGCAACTTATGTGGAGTGTTAAAGGTGATGGTCGTAAAGAGCGGCCTTGTCCCTTCGGTTCGGTGGAGGATGATGGTTGGATGCGTTGGGAGAAGGGATGGGATTTTTTGATTCATTTACCCGGGGCTCGCACCACTTCACTCCGGGCTTTAACAATGGCGGGCTTTCAGCCCTTGTACCCTGAAAGGTGGACAACGTGCGGTCGCGTATGGGGTTGGATCATCAGTCGCATACGCGAGTTGAGGCATTTGGAAAGGCGAGTCGCGGGCCGAGTTAGTGCGGCGCGCACGGAGTGACGCGCCCTACCTACGAGGCTGAATCGTGGGTCGCGTGCGCGAGTGAGGCAGTCCGAAAGGTTGAATCGCGGGCCTTGTTAGGGAAGCGCGCAACGCATCCCTACCGAATAATTGATTGCTGGCGCGGTGGGTTGCGTCGTGGGTGGCGTGTAGAAGTTTAGACCTATGGTGGGGCAAGTTCAGGGTTTGTGCAGGCGGAAGAACATTTGGTCGCCGGGGTTGGTGATGG of the Pedosphaera parvula Ellin514 genome contains:
- a CDS encoding DUF6331 family protein, producing MPKPNPNDISIGKDQWITFIDVIGQQGQAVSIDHLVDPLESFWTALESNCVAGCCGIDALSLWPEDIQKASSSMDRVELLIALVALREFAVRNENKIFVSTRLNNYFHKQVLLQIIDHIQAHVMSTQIS